A DNA window from Mucilaginibacter xinganensis contains the following coding sequences:
- a CDS encoding ABC transporter permease, which produces MIRNYIRTMWRSLSKNKGYSFLNIGGLATGIACASLIFLWVEDEINFDSVNVKKDRLYLVEENQKYDTYVFTESSTPGLMADAMKAELPAVENAGRTTEGTTSLLFSKGDKSVFAGGKYADPAILKMFTLSFLQGNPSNPFPQLHSVVITQKTATKFFGRDNNVVGQTIKVDNKQDYVVSGVVKDIPENSSFQFEWLMPYQIYFDQSPWLKSWGNQSTNTYVELKPGVGPEVVNKQLYGYIQKREPTALGHAFLFAMNDWHLYDDFKDGKKTGGGQIEYVHLFTAIAWIILFIACINFMNLATARSEKRAREVGVRKVMGAGKTSLMMQFVGEAIFMAFVSGVVAMVIVALVLSAFNTLVQKQLAMELSNPYHLLAVTLITLACGLIAGSYPALYLSSFNPVSVLKGFKLKDSGAAYIRKGLVVLQFTASIVLIISTIVVYQQIQHVKDRQLGFNKNNLIELDLQGDMAKNFNPVKQEFLNTGYVSNVALADHAIIYGGNNTSGLTWEGKPAGSKVLISQRYITPEFIETSGLKIIDGRGLTVQDTAKPIRMLITQSMAKLMGKGTAIGKKVHGEGDTTSATVVGVVNDYVYGNMYGNPDPVMFFSTQPKYATVMYIRLKSQNNYEKSLAGIQAVLKKYNPAYPFDYRFVDDQFNRMFLSEMLVSKLSRVFASLAIVISCLGLFGLAAYTAERRTKEIGIRKVLGASVPGLARLLSLEFLQLVVLSCLVAFPLAYWALQNWLKTYQYRIDINWWVFAVAGIAAMIIAVVTISYQSVKAALANPVKSLRSE; this is translated from the coding sequence ATGATACGGAATTATATTAGAACCATGTGGCGGAGCCTGTCAAAGAACAAGGGCTACAGCTTTCTGAATATCGGCGGGTTGGCTACCGGGATAGCCTGTGCTTCACTTATTTTTTTATGGGTAGAGGATGAAATTAATTTTGATTCAGTAAATGTAAAAAAAGACAGGCTTTACCTGGTAGAGGAAAATCAGAAGTACGATACCTATGTCTTCACAGAATCGTCAACACCTGGGTTAATGGCTGATGCGATGAAAGCGGAACTTCCGGCTGTTGAAAATGCAGGCCGTACAACCGAGGGAACTACATCTTTGCTGTTTTCAAAAGGTGATAAATCAGTTTTTGCCGGTGGTAAATATGCAGATCCGGCAATCTTGAAAATGTTTACCCTATCTTTTTTACAGGGAAACCCTTCAAACCCGTTTCCCCAGCTGCATTCCGTTGTTATTACCCAAAAAACAGCTACCAAGTTTTTTGGGCGTGACAATAATGTTGTTGGGCAAACCATAAAGGTTGATAATAAACAAGATTATGTTGTTTCAGGAGTTGTAAAAGACATTCCTGAAAATTCTTCATTTCAATTCGAATGGTTGATGCCATATCAAATTTACTTTGATCAAAGCCCGTGGCTAAAAAGCTGGGGCAATCAATCAACAAACACTTACGTTGAGCTAAAGCCCGGTGTGGGCCCGGAGGTAGTTAATAAACAACTTTACGGTTATATTCAAAAGCGCGAACCTACAGCGCTGGGGCACGCATTTTTATTTGCAATGAACGACTGGCATCTTTATGATGACTTTAAAGACGGTAAGAAAACGGGCGGCGGCCAAATTGAATACGTTCACTTATTTACAGCCATAGCATGGATAATATTATTTATAGCCTGCATAAACTTCATGAACCTGGCCACCGCACGTAGTGAAAAACGTGCACGGGAGGTTGGCGTTCGTAAGGTAATGGGCGCCGGCAAAACTTCGTTAATGATGCAATTTGTGGGTGAAGCTATATTTATGGCCTTTGTATCCGGCGTAGTTGCTATGGTGATTGTAGCATTGGTATTGTCGGCATTTAATACGTTGGTGCAAAAACAGCTTGCCATGGAATTGAGCAACCCTTATCACCTATTAGCGGTTACCCTAATAACATTGGCCTGCGGGCTTATTGCGGGCAGCTATCCGGCTTTGTACCTGTCGTCGTTTAACCCCGTATCGGTATTAAAAGGGTTTAAACTTAAAGATAGCGGCGCAGCATATATTCGTAAAGGTTTAGTTGTGCTTCAATTTACGGCTTCAATAGTATTGATCATCAGTACTATAGTGGTTTATCAGCAAATACAGCATGTTAAAGACCGGCAATTAGGGTTTAATAAAAATAACCTGATCGAACTGGATCTGCAGGGCGACATGGCTAAAAATTTCAACCCTGTAAAGCAGGAATTTTTGAACACCGGTTATGTATCGAATGTAGCACTTGCTGATCACGCTATAATTTATGGTGGCAATAATACTTCCGGGCTTACCTGGGAGGGAAAACCTGCCGGTTCAAAAGTGCTGATATCGCAACGATACATTACTCCTGAATTTATAGAAACATCGGGGTTGAAGATTATAGATGGGCGTGGTCTTACCGTTCAGGACACAGCGAAACCAATTCGCATGCTTATTACGCAATCAATGGCAAAGTTGATGGGTAAGGGAACCGCGATAGGCAAAAAGGTACATGGCGAAGGAGATACCACTTCAGCTACCGTTGTTGGCGTGGTGAACGATTATGTATATGGTAATATGTATGGTAACCCTGATCCTGTTATGTTTTTTAGTACGCAGCCCAAATATGCTACGGTGATGTACATACGGCTCAAGTCACAAAATAATTATGAAAAATCACTGGCTGGCATACAAGCGGTTTTAAAAAAATATAACCCGGCTTACCCATTTGATTACAGATTTGTTGATGACCAGTTTAACCGGATGTTTTTATCAGAAATGCTGGTAAGTAAACTGTCGCGCGTATTTGCCTCCCTGGCCATTGTTATATCATGCCTTGGATTATTTGGACTTGCGGCTTATACTGCCGAGCGCCGCACGAAAGAAATCGGCATCCGGAAAGTGTTAGGCGCGAGCGTACCTGGTTTGGCGCGTTTACTTTCGCTTGAGTTTTTACAGTTGGTTGTTTTATCGTGCCTTGTTGCATTTCCTTTGGCTTATTGGGCGCTTCAAAACTGGCTTAAGACCTATCAATACCGGATTGATATTAATTGGTGGGTGTTTGCTGTTGCAGGTATTGCCGCAATGATAATTGCAGTGGTTACCATAAGCTATCAATCAGTTAAGGCAGCGCTGGCTAACCCGGTAAAGAGCCTCCGTTCTGAATAA
- a CDS encoding ABC transporter permease — translation MISTRILPGFIVLKFQENNISFTDPAIFRIFTFPFINGNPETALKDPFSIVITETMAKKYFGNTEAIGKILRLNAKQPVTVTGVIKDVPLNSHFSFDMLMSASTMEKMKLIDMNEWGNFSNFTYLLIPNANAAANLKSKLPGFLIKHISEDKRKKGYNYELFVEPLKDIYMDTYRGAPVNGNMSNVYTFSIIAIFILLIACINFINLTTARATERAKEVGIRKVVGALKNQLTVQFLGESIIICLISFFVSVLLSMLLLPLFNQLAGKIISHSIIEHGYIFILFAISVAIGFIAGVYPALVLTNFSITSILKGKFSTSAKGIFLRKGLVVVQFTISIVLIVGTIIVYNQLNFMRSQSLGFQKDQMLIVDFNGDSVVQSMSETLKNELKQIQGVVSVSGSGTTPGNGNSVAYSEVESRSGSLLSMNMNLYDVDFDFMQQYGMKMVAGRSFSKEFATDTTQAFVVNQTAAKNLGYASPNDAIGKKFNQWGRKGQIIGVVQDFHFESLQQNVKPLNLRINPRNINVFTLKIRGGEIPNTIAAVESKWKTLVPQRPFNYYFLDQNFNKQYATEDRFGKLFMYFAVLAIMISCLGLLGLASYSTLQRTREIGIRKVLGASVPGIVNMLSKEFMLLVLIAAVIAFPLAWFGMHSWLKDFAYKVNIGWWVFAVAGALAMMIAITTVSFQAVKAALANPVKSLRSE, via the coding sequence ATAATTTCAACCAGAATTTTACCGGGATTTATCGTCTTAAAATTCCAGGAAAATAACATCAGCTTTACAGATCCTGCCATATTCAGAATTTTTACCTTCCCGTTTATAAACGGGAACCCTGAAACTGCACTTAAGGATCCATTTAGCATTGTAATTACTGAAACAATGGCTAAAAAATATTTTGGCAATACCGAAGCCATAGGAAAAATATTGCGGTTGAATGCCAAACAGCCCGTTACAGTTACCGGGGTTATTAAAGATGTTCCGCTAAACTCGCATTTTAGCTTTGATATGCTTATGTCAGCTTCAACAATGGAAAAAATGAAGCTGATAGACATGAATGAGTGGGGTAATTTCAGCAATTTCACCTACTTGCTGATTCCCAACGCAAATGCAGCCGCAAATCTTAAATCGAAGCTTCCGGGTTTCCTGATAAAGCATATTAGCGAGGATAAACGAAAGAAGGGTTATAATTATGAGTTGTTTGTTGAGCCGTTAAAAGACATTTATATGGACACCTATCGGGGAGCTCCTGTTAATGGCAACATGAGTAATGTTTATACATTCTCTATAATTGCCATATTCATCTTGCTTATTGCCTGTATCAATTTTATAAATCTTACCACGGCAAGGGCTACAGAAAGGGCCAAAGAGGTAGGAATCCGTAAAGTAGTAGGGGCTTTAAAAAACCAGCTTACCGTTCAATTTCTGGGCGAATCCATAATCATTTGTTTAATCTCCTTTTTTGTATCCGTATTATTGAGTATGCTATTGCTTCCGCTGTTTAATCAGCTGGCAGGCAAAATTATCAGCCATAGCATTATTGAACATGGTTATATTTTTATCCTTTTCGCAATATCGGTTGCTATTGGTTTTATAGCTGGTGTTTATCCGGCTTTGGTGCTAACCAATTTTAGCATTACTTCAATTCTTAAAGGCAAATTCAGCACGTCAGCTAAGGGGATTTTTTTAAGGAAAGGGCTGGTTGTTGTGCAGTTTACTATATCTATTGTGCTTATAGTAGGTACCATTATTGTTTACAACCAGCTAAATTTCATGCGTAGCCAGTCGCTTGGTTTTCAAAAGGATCAAATGTTGATCGTTGATTTTAATGGCGACTCTGTTGTCCAGAGCATGAGCGAAACGTTGAAAAATGAGCTAAAGCAAATTCAGGGTGTGGTTTCTGTATCAGGTTCCGGGACAACGCCGGGCAATGGAAATAGCGTAGCTTATTCTGAAGTTGAAAGCCGTTCAGGCAGTCTGCTTTCAATGAACATGAATTTGTACGACGTGGATTTTGATTTTATGCAGCAATATGGAATGAAAATGGTCGCCGGTCGTTCATTTTCAAAAGAATTTGCTACCGATACTACCCAGGCATTTGTTGTGAATCAAACTGCGGCAAAAAATCTTGGTTATGCATCTCCTAATGATGCCATAGGTAAAAAGTTTAATCAGTGGGGACGTAAAGGACAGATCATAGGCGTGGTTCAGGATTTTCATTTCGAATCGCTGCAGCAAAACGTAAAGCCCCTGAACCTGCGGATAAACCCGAGAAATATAAATGTGTTTACGCTTAAAATTAGGGGAGGGGAAATCCCCAATACTATAGCCGCGGTCGAAAGTAAATGGAAAACACTAGTTCCGCAACGGCCCTTTAACTACTATTTTTTAGATCAGAACTTCAATAAACAATACGCAACCGAAGACAGGTTTGGTAAGTTGTTTATGTACTTTGCAGTACTGGCTATTATGATTTCGTGCCTAGGTCTTTTAGGGCTGGCATCTTATAGCACCCTGCAGCGTACCCGCGAAATAGGAATAAGAAAAGTGTTGGGAGCCAGTGTTCCGGGTATCGTAAATATGTTATCGAAAGAGTTTATGTTGCTGGTGCTTATCGCCGCAGTTATAGCCTTCCCGCTGGCGTGGTTTGGGATGCATAGCTGGCTTAAAGATTTTGCGTATAAGGTTAACATTGGATGGTGGGTATTTGCAGTTGCCGGGGCATTAGCCATGATGATAGCCATTACCACAGTAAGTTTCCAGGCGGTTAAGGCAGCACTGGCTAACCCGGTAAAAAGTTTGAGAAGCGAGTAG
- a CDS encoding ABC transporter ATP-binding protein encodes MIKITNLEKFYRTEEVETIALNKLSIEVKTGEFVAIMGPSGCGKSTLLNILGMLDDPDEGSYVFNGIEVAHFTERKRADLRKHNIGFVFQSFNLIDELTVFENVELPLIYTGVPSAERVKRVEEVLDKMQIMHRRNHYPQQLSGGQQQRVAIARAVVNKPKLILADEPTGNLDSSNGNDVMELLTDLNEQGTTIIMVTHSEHDARYSHRIIRLLDGQSVVENIMV; translated from the coding sequence ATGATAAAGATCACCAACCTGGAGAAATTTTATCGTACGGAAGAAGTAGAAACCATTGCTTTGAACAAACTGTCAATTGAAGTAAAAACCGGCGAGTTTGTAGCCATAATGGGGCCGTCTGGCTGCGGAAAATCAACTTTGCTTAACATTTTAGGAATGCTTGACGATCCGGATGAAGGCAGCTATGTTTTCAACGGAATTGAAGTTGCGCATTTTACAGAGCGTAAACGGGCCGATCTGCGTAAGCACAATATTGGTTTCGTATTTCAAAGCTTTAACTTAATTGACGAGTTAACCGTATTTGAAAATGTTGAGCTCCCTTTAATTTACACTGGCGTACCGTCAGCAGAGCGCGTAAAAAGGGTAGAAGAAGTGCTTGATAAAATGCAGATCATGCACCGCCGCAACCACTATCCGCAACAATTATCAGGTGGTCAGCAACAACGTGTGGCCATTGCCCGCGCAGTGGTTAACAAACCAAAACTGATTCTGGCGGATGAGCCTACCGGTAACCTTGACTCAAGCAATGGTAACGATGTGATGGAACTGCTTACAGATCTTAACGAACAGGGTACCACAATTATAATGGTTACCCACTCTGAACATGATGCCCGCTACAGCCACAGGATCATCCGCTTATTGGATGGACAAAGTGTAGTGGAAAACATTATGGTATAA
- a CDS encoding ABC transporter permease, with protein sequence MIFNYLKIAWRNLLKQRLFSLINITGLAVGLAVCMTIMMYVAHETSYDSFHKNAGRIFNPHASIKVGGNTMNMAFMSYAAASIIKDKQPIVKDYMRTMAYFKPVVVSNPDKPDAKFSEKNLLFADAGFFNFFSFKLLSGQAENVLNKPFTVVLSRDMAAKYFGTENPIGKTIVLKTDSAFTYMVTGVAENCPSNSSIAFNFVTSNLSLLKMKEASDYVGTKEISFGNFGIYLLLNHASDSSALRKNLDLMAKSDKTFDNVNYSLAPLADTHLKNNFGDSSNTKYLKIFPLVAILILLLALVNYMSLSTARATLRAKEVGVRKVSGASRKTIAMQFYVESTLFATLSFVIGYLLCYAFKRWFLNVLQLKIDNSFLYSSQVLLLLSSLLIITILIAGSYPSLVLSAFNPVTTLKGKMSKKAGGITVRKIFTTLQFTISVVLIICGIVIDRQLYFFRHADTGINRENVIMIPVSNSFGTNYPAFKKDIQSLSEIENAATSRYGMFQGFDMNSINGKTKDDYTMISSLAVDDRFVNTVGLKWKIAPTQPLAGMNQVAINEKAIEKLHLSANPVGTYIASGEQKFKIIGVVKDFNYSSMQSEITALGLFIVPGNTPFWSKVGCNLFARIKPHTNLPTLLNKMQGIYKKYDQDTPFNYTFMDDAFNQQYKAEDRLASIFSVFTYITIILATLGLFGLAAFTIEQRTKEIGVRKVLGASLASINTLLSVDFLKLVLLAIVIASPIAWWAMHGWLQDFAYRITISWWMFAAAGFIAIITAVVTVSYHAIKAGIANPVDSLRSE encoded by the coding sequence ATGATATTTAACTACCTGAAAATCGCCTGGCGTAACCTTTTAAAACAACGGTTATTCAGCCTTATTAACATCACCGGACTGGCTGTTGGCTTGGCTGTTTGTATGACTATAATGATGTATGTAGCTCATGAAACAAGTTATGATAGTTTTCATAAAAATGCAGGCAGGATATTTAACCCGCATGCGTCGATTAAAGTAGGCGGCAACACCATGAATATGGCCTTTATGAGTTATGCAGCTGCATCAATTATTAAGGACAAGCAGCCCATTGTTAAGGATTACATGCGCACAATGGCTTATTTTAAGCCGGTAGTTGTCAGTAATCCCGACAAACCGGATGCAAAATTTTCTGAAAAGAACCTGTTGTTTGCCGATGCAGGTTTTTTTAATTTCTTTTCCTTTAAGCTATTATCAGGACAGGCCGAAAATGTACTCAATAAGCCTTTTACCGTTGTGTTATCGCGCGATATGGCTGCAAAATATTTTGGTACGGAAAATCCAATCGGCAAAACCATTGTGTTGAAAACCGATAGCGCTTTTACTTATATGGTTACCGGAGTTGCCGAAAATTGCCCCTCAAACTCATCCATTGCGTTTAATTTCGTAACCTCTAATTTGAGCTTGCTAAAAATGAAGGAAGCGTCAGACTATGTAGGAACAAAAGAAATCAGCTTTGGTAATTTTGGAATCTACCTTTTATTAAATCATGCATCGGATAGTTCAGCGCTAAGAAAAAACCTTGACCTGATGGCCAAAAGTGATAAAACTTTTGACAACGTAAATTATTCGCTTGCGCCGCTAGCGGATACGCACCTCAAGAACAATTTTGGTGATTCATCAAATACCAAATATCTAAAGATCTTTCCTTTGGTGGCCATCCTGATACTGTTACTCGCGCTGGTTAATTATATGAGCCTTTCAACAGCCCGGGCTACCCTAAGGGCAAAAGAAGTTGGTGTGCGGAAAGTATCAGGCGCGAGCCGTAAAACCATCGCTATGCAGTTTTATGTGGAGTCCACCTTGTTTGCAACGCTGTCTTTTGTGATTGGCTATCTTTTATGTTATGCTTTTAAACGGTGGTTTTTAAATGTGCTGCAGTTGAAAATTGACAATTCATTTTTATATAGCTCCCAGGTGCTTTTATTATTGTCTTCGTTACTTATAATAACTATCCTCATAGCGGGTAGCTACCCTTCACTGGTGCTTTCCGCATTTAATCCGGTTACAACACTAAAAGGGAAAATGAGTAAAAAAGCAGGCGGTATAACCGTTCGGAAAATTTTCACAACGCTTCAATTTACCATTTCGGTAGTGTTAATTATTTGCGGAATTGTCATCGACAGGCAGTTGTATTTCTTCAGGCACGCAGATACCGGCATTAATCGGGAAAACGTGATAATGATCCCGGTGAGCAATAGTTTTGGGACCAATTATCCGGCGTTTAAAAAGGATATCCAGTCCCTTTCAGAAATAGAAAACGCCGCTACTTCGCGTTATGGCATGTTCCAGGGTTTCGATATGAACTCTATCAATGGCAAAACAAAAGACGACTACACCATGATATCATCACTTGCAGTAGATGACCGTTTTGTTAATACAGTGGGTTTGAAGTGGAAAATTGCCCCAACTCAACCGCTCGCCGGTATGAACCAGGTCGCAATAAATGAGAAAGCTATTGAGAAACTTCATTTGTCTGCAAATCCGGTGGGTACCTATATTGCCTCAGGCGAACAGAAATTTAAAATAATAGGGGTGGTAAAAGACTTTAATTATAGTTCCATGCAGTCGGAAATAACTGCCTTGGGGCTTTTCATAGTTCCGGGTAATACACCATTTTGGAGTAAAGTAGGGTGTAATTTATTTGCCCGAATAAAGCCGCACACCAATCTGCCAACCTTGCTGAATAAAATGCAGGGTATCTACAAAAAATACGACCAGGACACCCCTTTTAATTATACTTTTATGGATGATGCTTTTAACCAGCAATACAAAGCCGAAGATCGGCTGGCATCCATATTTAGTGTGTTTACTTATATAACCATTATACTGGCCACGCTTGGGTTATTTGGTTTGGCTGCGTTTACTATTGAGCAGCGTACTAAAGAAATTGGCGTTCGTAAAGTTTTAGGAGCAAGCCTTGCATCAATCAATACACTATTATCAGTTGATTTTTTGAAATTGGTGTTATTAGCTATTGTAATTGCTTCGCCAATTGCATGGTGGGCTATGCACGGATGGCTGCAGGATTTTGCCTACCGGATAACTATTTCCTGGTGGATGTTTGCAGCAGCTGGCTTCATTGCAATTATAACAGCAGTTGTGACAGTAAGCTATCATGCCATAAAAGCTGGAATAGCTAACCCTGTGGATAGCCTGAGAAGTGAGTAG